In the Rhododendron vialii isolate Sample 1 chromosome 2a, ASM3025357v1 genome, GAGGTGTCTCCGCTCATCGACGCCGTCAAAAACCAAGTGGCTCTCTGGTTCGATCGTGTCTCTGCTCGCCATTTTGACGACGATGATGATCTCCACTCGAGAGATTTGTTGGAATGCTTCAGTACGGCGccgttttatttttttccagtCTCTTCACATGGCTTCTCAGCAATAAATTGTAGATATATgaacttttatttaatttttcaatgatctgaatcgtttacTTTGTAGAAACCATTAAATTcatcaaaagtgctacacacacaatcAACTTCTAGCCGTCTATTGATGTAATAAATGACCAgaattcgctcaaactcttttccataaaagttaaacttttccttaaaagagtttttataaaatttggaccgtccaaatacatctagacggtcagaattacgcacacaaccaacgcaacggttgtgcaagtagcatttttgtaaattcATTAACCAAGTAAACATTCATGCTAATAAAATACCAATTGATATCTCATTGGAAAGAATTAGAAAGAATTTAGGCTTATATTTAGGAGTCTTGCCACATTGAATCACAGTATCACACCCTAAGCAACTCGTCAACGATACGCGAGGGTAGAAAATCAGATGAGCTTTAGGACGAGGCCGCTTTAATTATTCAGACAGCGATTTGAAGAACCGAAGCAAGGAGACTTAAATCGGCCGATTACGATATTGATAAGTAACGTTTTTTTGCCTTTCGATACGATATTGTTGCACCTGATATACATGTGGGAGGTAAAATAATTGCATTCGTATCGACTGGATCCAAGTACGTATTCGTCCGTTTCCGATTCTCGACAGTTACGAGTGATTTCAAcactcaagttttttttttccttaaaatgaTTTTTATTAATTCACGATCGCGGCATTTGATTCTGGTTCCATGTCATTTGATTGGTAATCGAATAGTAACTACTCCATACTTTGCAATTACTAATCATGCAATGCCCACATTTTCATGTTGTGTATATTGTTGTACAAATTTTGGTTTTAGTAGACTTTCTCGGTCTTCAATGGAGCGTTATGGGATGCAGTGAAAATTTAGGGGTCAGTCAAGTAATTCCCGAAATCATCAGGGTTGAAGTTTGTGGCCAATTTGCATTTATCCTTTCCTGCACAGCCataagcagagagagagagagagagagagagaggagcagaggtgagagagagaggtggagatGACTACAGCCGCCATTTCCTTTCTCTCAGTAGTAGTGACTCCAAACCAACTCTCTGTATCCCAACGCAGTTCCAGTGGCCAAGCACTCTGTTTCACCAAATCTTCTACACTCTTAAAACgcatctctctttcttctctttgttcttgcacttcttcttcttccccttcaaATCCTGTCATAATAGAACAAGAGAGCCCTTCTCCTCCACCGGAATCCACAACCCCCGACGCGCTTCCTCCTACCGGGTAGTCTTCCGCCTTTTTCACCCAATTTTGCAACATTTTACTCACTTCATTCCATGCACTTGTGAAATTATTGTTAGCTTCATCTGCTTAATGCAATCATTGAGTTTTATTCAATTGGTCAATTTTACAAAACTCCGAGTCTAAATTGCACTCTAACTTAATAAAAACTCCAGACATTCAGATTTCTGCGCAATTCTACTGGAATGGTCACAATTTCAGCCCGGATTTTTAGCTGAATTTCATAAATATATCGTGGTGGATGGGCGTAATTATGTGGTTACTATGATTGGAGTGTTATCTAACCAAAAAATAGTTTCCTTTGAATGATACTATCCTCCGGTCATTGTTGTTCAAGTTGAATATCACAGACCCGTTTAAGATGCGATCCTTACCAGGGACACAAGGAAGTGCAAGGGTGGGGAGGCCCGGGCCTCCCCAACCTTGCTAGAATCACTACATATGTAGTATAAAATATACATTACATATTCAAAATGTACTATATCGGCTCCTCCagactttaaaaaaataaaataaaagaatagaaaGTGGCTATTTTTCTGGAAGATCATTATTCCTTAGATTTCATGCTTGAATTTCTAAGTATGTGTAAGGAAAACCTAGAAATTTAACAACCTTGTGAATATGTGAAAGTTTAGGTTCTAAGTTGTAGCCTCCCCTCTAGGCTCTATACAAATCCTAGCTCCGTCCCTGATCCTGTCACTCTCCGAATATAAGTACCATTTCACTCTCTGGATATAAGTACCATTTCTAACTCAGTGCCTTGATTTGATGGAGTATATTAGATATATGCAGATGATAGGCTAAGCATTTTCCCTCTATGATGGGATCTTAAAGTTAACACAACGGGGATAATGGGAAGTTGATAGGCTTACTTGAAACTACCACTAAACTCATATGAATGGGCTAGTGGTGTATTATCACTCTTATTGATGTGACTAATGTGCCACTTCAAGTCTTTTGAATTAGGTAAAATAAATCTTACAGCTTGTAGATTCAACATAGCTGTAATAGCACTCTATTGTGGAAATATAGTCGTCCAATGTAATCAGTGATACTTACTCCTATTGGGTGCATGATGGAAGCGTAGTTTATCTTAGATGATTGGTttcctcgtttttttttttttctttcacttcactGATGCTATGGTTTTGATCATTGATGATCTTGTTGAGTAGAATGCTCCTTTTGTATGTTAAATTACTGTTGAAATTGGAGTACAGGGGTTGTGAGGCATGTGGGAGAGAAAAACTAGAGAGCGGATGTAATGGGGAGGGAAGGATTCAAG is a window encoding:
- the LOC131317928 gene encoding uncharacterized protein LOC131317928, with protein sequence MTTAAISFLSVVVTPNQLSVSQRSSSGQALCFTKSSTLLKRISLSSLCSCTSSSSPSNPVIIEQESPSPPPESTTPDALPPTGGCEACGREKLESGCNGEGRIQGGIATVPGFGWWPIKAYRPCPGFVASGGRYRRRGQSMDEVVSGSGGRKEVSMATSDEAKSSKKNQGPRQFKK